A region from the Rheinheimera mangrovi genome encodes:
- the map gene encoding type I methionyl aminopeptidase: MAAIIKTADQIEKMRVAGKLAAEVLEMIEPYVKAGVTTEELNTICHNYIVDVQQAIPAPLNYHGFPKSICTSVNQVICHGIPSAEKKLKDGDIINIDITVIKDGYHGDTSKMFVIGKPSIMADRLIRVTQECLYMGIRKVKNGARLGDIGFVIQQHAEKHSYSVVREYCGHGIGQVFHEDPQVLHYGRPGTGDTLKTGMCLTIEPMINAGERHSKLLKDGWTVVTKDRSLSAQFEHTIVVTETGCEILTLRSDDTIERIVTAE, from the coding sequence ATGGCCGCGATTATTAAGACAGCAGATCAGATCGAAAAAATGCGTGTGGCAGGCAAATTAGCAGCCGAAGTATTAGAGATGATTGAGCCCTACGTCAAAGCCGGTGTCACCACCGAAGAACTGAACACGATTTGCCACAATTATATTGTAGATGTGCAGCAGGCTATCCCTGCCCCGCTGAATTACCACGGCTTTCCAAAATCCATCTGTACCTCGGTCAATCAGGTAATTTGCCACGGTATCCCTTCAGCAGAGAAGAAACTCAAAGATGGCGACATTATCAATATCGACATCACTGTGATTAAAGATGGTTACCACGGTGATACCTCCAAAATGTTTGTGATTGGCAAGCCAAGCATTATGGCGGACCGTTTAATACGGGTGACACAGGAATGTCTGTATATGGGCATTCGTAAAGTGAAAAACGGTGCCCGTTTAGGTGATATAGGTTTTGTGATTCAGCAGCATGCCGAAAAACACAGCTACTCAGTAGTGCGTGAATACTGTGGCCATGGCATAGGTCAGGTATTCCACGAAGACCCACAGGTACTGCATTATGGCCGCCCTGGCACAGGTGATACCTTAAAAACAGGTATGTGTTTGACTATAGAGCCAATGATCAACGCTGGCGAGCGTCATAGTAAATTGTTAAAAGACGGCTGGACGGTTGTAACTAAAGATCGTAGTTTATCAGCGCAGTTTGAACACACTATTGTCGTCACAGAGACAGGCTGCGAAATTTTAACTCTGAGATCCGACGACACCATAGAACGAATAGTCACGGCCGAGTAA
- the rpsB gene encoding 30S ribosomal protein S2, which yields MAKVSMRDMLQAGVHFGHQTRYWNPKMKPFIFGARNRVHIINLEQTVPMMNDALAFIQSVAAKKGKILFVGTKRAASEAIKEAASQVDQYYVNHRWLGGMLTNWKTVRQSIKRLKDLESQSQDGTFDKLTKKEALDRTREMDKLEKSLGGIKDMGGLPDVLFVIDADHEHIAIKEANNLGIPVVSIVDTNSDPKGVDYVIPGNDDAIRAIQLYLGAVNQAITEGRSKNIEVQAESENFVAAE from the coding sequence ATGGCAAAAGTTTCTATGCGCGATATGCTCCAGGCGGGCGTACATTTCGGTCACCAAACACGTTACTGGAACCCAAAAATGAAGCCATTCATTTTCGGCGCTCGTAACCGTGTTCACATCATCAACCTGGAACAAACTGTTCCAATGATGAACGATGCTTTAGCTTTCATTCAGTCTGTTGCTGCTAAAAAAGGCAAAATCCTGTTTGTTGGTACTAAGCGCGCTGCCTCTGAAGCAATCAAAGAAGCTGCTTCTCAAGTTGACCAGTACTATGTAAACCACCGTTGGTTAGGTGGCATGCTGACTAACTGGAAAACTGTTCGCCAGTCTATCAAGCGTTTAAAAGATCTGGAATCTCAAAGCCAGGACGGTACTTTCGACAAGCTGACTAAAAAAGAAGCTTTAGACCGTACCCGTGAAATGGACAAGCTAGAAAAAAGCTTAGGCGGTATCAAAGACATGGGCGGCTTGCCTGATGTTCTGTTTGTGATCGATGCCGACCACGAACACATTGCAATTAAAGAAGCCAACAACCTGGGTATCCCAGTTGTATCTATCGTTGATACTAACTCTGATCCTAAAGGTGTTGACTATGTGATTCCAGGTAACGATGACGCTATCCGCGCTATCCAGTTATACCTGGGCGCAGTAAATCAGGCCATCACTGAAGGCCGCAGCAAAAACATCGAAGTTCAGGCTGAATCTGAAAACTTCGTAGCTGCTGAGTAA
- the tsf gene encoding translation elongation factor Ts, translating into MAVTAGLVKELRERTGAGMMDCKKALEETAGDIEGAIELMRKNGQAKAAKKAGRIAAEGTVITRVGNGYAVAIEFNCETDFVGRDASFLAFANAAADLAHANKLFTVEELSAAQLGDSTVEEARATLVTKIGENINIRRIAVAQGDVIGQYTHSGRIGVLVVLEGGNEDIAKDVAMHVAANNPSFLTPESVPAEVVAKEQEIQIEIAINSGKPKEIAEKMVAGRMTKFTGEVSLTGQMFVKDPSITTGDFLKQNGAKAVSYIRLEVGEGIEKQETDFAAEVAAQIAAAKK; encoded by the coding sequence ATGGCTGTAACTGCCGGTTTGGTAAAAGAATTACGCGAGCGCACTGGCGCTGGCATGATGGACTGCAAAAAAGCTCTAGAAGAAACTGCAGGTGACATCGAAGGCGCAATCGAATTAATGCGTAAAAATGGTCAGGCTAAAGCTGCCAAGAAAGCTGGCCGTATCGCCGCTGAAGGTACTGTGATCACTCGCGTTGGTAACGGTTATGCTGTTGCAATCGAATTTAACTGTGAAACAGATTTCGTAGGCCGTGACGCAAGCTTCCTGGCTTTCGCTAACGCTGCTGCTGATCTGGCTCACGCCAACAAACTGTTCACTGTAGAAGAGCTGTCTGCAGCTCAACTGGGCGACAGCACTGTTGAAGAAGCACGCGCGACGCTGGTGACTAAAATCGGTGAAAACATCAACATCCGTCGTATCGCTGTAGCTCAGGGTGACGTGATTGGTCAGTACACTCACTCAGGCCGTATCGGCGTGTTAGTGGTACTGGAAGGCGGTAACGAAGATATCGCTAAAGACGTTGCTATGCACGTTGCTGCTAACAACCCTTCATTCCTGACTCCAGAGTCAGTACCAGCTGAAGTTGTTGCTAAAGAGCAAGAAATCCAGATCGAAATCGCTATCAACAGCGGCAAGCCAAAAGAAATCGCAGAGAAGATGGTTGCTGGTCGTATGACCAAGTTCACTGGCGAAGTTTCTTTAACTGGCCAGATGTTCGTAAAAGATCCTTCAATCACTACTGGTGATTTCCTGAAACAAAACGGTGCTAAAGCTGTTAGCTACATCCGTTTAGAAGTAGGTGAAGGCATCGAGAAGCAGGAAACTGATTTCGCTGCTGAAGTCGCTGCTCAAATCGCTGCTGCTAAGAAGTAA
- the pyrH gene encoding UMP kinase: protein MSNPKLAYRRILLKLSGEALMGEEGFGIDPKVLDRMAQEIKELVELGIQVAIVIGGGNIFRGEGLAKAGMNRVVGDHMGMLATVMNGLAMRDALHRAFVNARLMSAIPLNGVCDNYSWAEAISLLKSGRVVIFSAGTGNPFFTTDSAACLRGIEIEADAVLKATKVDGVYSADPVKDPTATLYSKLSYTEVLEKELKVMDLAAFTLARDHNMQIRVFNMNTPGALKRVVLGEEEGTVIDHAEKLQ, encoded by the coding sequence ATGAGCAATCCAAAACTCGCCTACAGAAGAATTTTATTAAAACTCAGTGGTGAAGCCCTGATGGGTGAAGAAGGCTTTGGTATAGACCCTAAAGTGCTGGATCGGATGGCTCAGGAAATCAAAGAGCTGGTTGAATTAGGTATCCAGGTCGCCATAGTCATAGGTGGCGGTAACATTTTCCGTGGCGAAGGTTTAGCAAAAGCTGGTATGAACCGTGTGGTTGGTGACCATATGGGTATGCTGGCGACAGTGATGAACGGTCTGGCCATGCGTGATGCGCTGCACCGCGCTTTTGTAAACGCTCGTCTGATGTCAGCAATTCCTCTGAACGGTGTGTGTGACAATTACAGCTGGGCTGAAGCCATTAGCTTATTAAAATCTGGCCGCGTGGTGATTTTTTCTGCAGGTACAGGTAACCCGTTTTTTACTACCGACTCAGCCGCTTGTTTACGTGGTATTGAAATTGAAGCCGATGCTGTATTAAAAGCTACTAAAGTAGACGGTGTCTATTCAGCTGACCCGGTGAAAGACCCAACTGCAACTCTGTACAGCAAGTTAAGCTATACAGAAGTATTGGAAAAAGAATTAAAAGTCATGGATTTAGCGGCCTTTACGCTGGCCCGTGACCATAACATGCAAATTCGTGTATTCAATATGAATACGCCAGGTGCACTGAAACGTGTGGTGCTGGGTGAAGAAGAAGGCACAGTAATCGACCACGCTGAAAAATTACAGTAA
- the frr gene encoding ribosome recycling factor, translating to MINDILKDSKTRMEKSVEALKGQLSKIRTGRAHPSLLDGIQVSYYGASTPLRQVANVSVEDARTLTISVFDKTLIQPVEKAILQSDLGLNPMSAGTTIRVPLPPLTEERRRDLVKVVRNEAEGARVAVRNIRRDANADLKTLLKDKEIGEDDERKAADEVQKLTDAFVKKVDEVLADKEKELMEV from the coding sequence GTGATTAACGATATTCTCAAAGACAGCAAAACCCGGATGGAAAAAAGCGTTGAAGCGCTGAAAGGCCAATTGTCCAAAATCCGTACCGGCCGTGCTCACCCAAGTTTATTAGACGGCATTCAAGTGTCTTACTACGGTGCCAGCACACCGTTACGTCAGGTGGCCAACGTGTCAGTAGAAGATGCCCGTACTCTGACCATCAGCGTATTTGATAAAACTCTGATCCAACCTGTAGAGAAAGCTATTCTGCAGTCAGATTTGGGTTTAAACCCAATGAGCGCTGGTACCACTATTCGTGTGCCATTGCCTCCACTGACTGAAGAGCGTCGTCGTGATTTAGTTAAAGTTGTACGTAACGAAGCTGAAGGTGCGCGTGTTGCTGTACGTAACATCCGCCGTGACGCTAACGCTGATCTGAAGACTTTATTAAAAGATAAAGAAATTGGTGAAGACGATGAACGTAAAGCAGCAGACGAAGTTCAGAAGCTGACGGATGCCTTTGTGAAGAAGGTTGACGAAGTTTTAGCGGACAAAGAAAAAGAGTTGATGGAAGTTTAA
- the uppS gene encoding polyprenyl diphosphate synthase, with the protein MTEVQTALQNALPQHVAIIMDGNGRWAERQGRPRVWGHKKGVDAVRRAVSFCRKLGIKSLTLFAFSSENWRRPEDEVSGLMQLFLLVLQQEVKTLHKNNVRLNIIGDLSPFSDKLKQHIKEAQQLTAQNTALTLNVAANYGGRWDIVQATQQLAQKVANGEMTAAQIDEQMLSGCMQMHDQPELDLMIRTGGDVRISNFLLWQAAYAELWFTETLWPDFDDQVFSEALATYASRERRFGCTGAQIRELAMRPIQG; encoded by the coding sequence ATGACAGAAGTGCAAACCGCGTTACAAAACGCGTTGCCACAACATGTCGCCATTATCATGGACGGCAACGGACGCTGGGCTGAACGGCAAGGCAGACCCCGGGTATGGGGCCATAAAAAAGGCGTGGACGCAGTGCGTCGTGCTGTAAGCTTTTGCCGTAAATTAGGTATCAAATCACTTACCTTATTTGCCTTTAGCAGTGAAAACTGGCGTCGGCCTGAAGACGAAGTTAGCGGGCTGATGCAACTGTTTTTACTGGTATTACAGCAGGAAGTGAAAACCCTGCATAAGAACAATGTACGGCTGAATATTATCGGAGACTTGTCTCCTTTTAGCGACAAACTAAAACAACATATTAAAGAGGCGCAACAGCTTACTGCTCAGAATACAGCTTTGACCCTGAATGTTGCCGCTAACTATGGCGGACGCTGGGACATAGTGCAGGCAACACAACAGTTAGCTCAGAAAGTGGCTAATGGTGAGATGACCGCTGCACAGATTGACGAACAAATGTTATCAGGTTGCATGCAGATGCATGACCAGCCGGAATTGGATCTGATGATCCGCACCGGTGGTGATGTGCGCATCAGTAACTTTTTGTTGTGGCAAGCTGCTTATGCTGAGTTATGGTTTACCGAAACCTTATGGCCTGACTTTGATGATCAGGTGTTTTCGGAAGCTTTGGCAACCTACGCCAGTAGAGAAAGGCGTTTTGGTTGTACCGGAGCTCAAATCCGTGAGCTGGCAATGCGTCCGATACAAGGATAA
- a CDS encoding phosphatidate cytidylyltransferase codes for MFKQRVITALIMAPLALAAVFFLPLHYFAIFIAAAFLIGALEWSLFCGYKTKSSQYSFVTVVALSMALIYWQLPYTAYWPVQLDALSNGLLAIGVIWWLIAVLLVLSYPRSSQSWEKGHLRRALMGWLTLVPAWTALLLIRSVDFHQSSYTGAWLICLLLGIVWAADIGGYFIGKPFGKRKLLPAVSPGKTLEGMLGGVAFVMLLVTAVAYYQGFPEETAVWYLAALVLTILSVFGDLSESMFKRVAGLKDSGSIIPGHGGILDRIDSLTATAPLYAVLVALIGGFA; via the coding sequence TTGTTTAAGCAACGAGTTATTACAGCCCTGATCATGGCGCCTTTGGCGTTAGCCGCAGTATTTTTCCTTCCTTTACACTATTTTGCTATTTTTATTGCCGCCGCTTTTTTAATTGGCGCCTTGGAATGGAGCTTGTTTTGTGGCTACAAAACGAAGTCCAGCCAATATAGTTTCGTCACAGTTGTGGCGCTGAGCATGGCGCTTATTTACTGGCAACTGCCTTACACCGCTTATTGGCCTGTGCAACTTGATGCGCTGAGCAACGGCTTGTTGGCAATAGGCGTTATATGGTGGCTGATTGCTGTACTTTTGGTATTAAGTTACCCGCGTAGTAGCCAAAGCTGGGAAAAAGGCCATTTACGCCGTGCTTTAATGGGCTGGCTGACGTTAGTGCCAGCCTGGACAGCCTTATTATTAATTCGTTCTGTCGATTTTCATCAATCCAGTTACACAGGTGCCTGGTTAATTTGTTTATTGCTGGGGATTGTCTGGGCCGCTGATATTGGTGGCTACTTTATTGGCAAACCTTTTGGTAAACGCAAATTATTGCCTGCTGTCAGTCCAGGTAAAACTCTGGAAGGCATGCTTGGCGGCGTGGCCTTTGTGATGCTGCTGGTCACTGCTGTGGCTTATTATCAAGGGTTTCCGGAAGAAACCGCAGTATGGTATCTGGCTGCTTTGGTGTTAACGATTTTATCGGTGTTTGGTGATTTAAGTGAAAGTATGTTTAAGCGTGTTGCAGGCTTAAAAGACAGCGGCAGCATTATCCCGGGGCACGGTGGTATCTTAGATCGCATCGACAGTCTGACCGCCACAGCACCACTTTATGCCGTATTAGTTGCACTGATTGGGGGCTTCGCGTAA
- the ispC gene encoding 1-deoxy-D-xylulose-5-phosphate reductoisomerase — translation MRTLVILGATGSIGCNTLDVVAMHPDDYQVLGLTGATQVDKLFAQIQQFKPRYAVMTDPLAADQLRQLVKEANLPTEVWAGAQALCDLAAHPDADMVMAAIVGAAGLLPTLAAVEQGKTVLLANKEALVMSGELFINKVQQHGATLLPIDSEHNAIFQCLPSALQQNTATQKLSDYGISKLLLTGSGGPFLRKDLNEFSAITPAQAVAHPNWVMGQKISVDSATMMNKGLEFIEARWLFNCAADDIQVVIHPQSIIHSMVQYTDGSVLAQLGQPDMRTPIAHALAYPHRIQTTVKPLNFFELADFSFSKPEPQRYPNLYLAITACGYGQGATTALNAANEITVAAFLAGHIRFTDIALLNEKALERFATIKAPDLESILDLDQQARAYMQDQLKKVS, via the coding sequence ATGCGGACTCTAGTGATCCTTGGTGCTACAGGCTCAATTGGCTGCAATACGCTGGACGTTGTGGCCATGCACCCCGATGACTATCAGGTGCTGGGCTTAACTGGCGCCACTCAGGTCGATAAGCTTTTTGCGCAAATTCAGCAATTTAAACCACGTTACGCGGTGATGACAGACCCGCTAGCCGCAGACCAATTACGTCAACTGGTAAAAGAGGCCAATCTTCCGACCGAAGTCTGGGCTGGTGCTCAGGCGCTTTGTGATTTAGCTGCTCACCCAGATGCAGATATGGTAATGGCGGCTATTGTTGGCGCTGCAGGTTTATTGCCGACTCTGGCTGCGGTAGAACAAGGCAAAACTGTTTTACTGGCGAATAAAGAAGCGCTGGTGATGAGTGGTGAGCTGTTTATCAATAAAGTGCAGCAGCATGGCGCGACTTTGTTACCTATTGATAGCGAACATAATGCTATTTTTCAGTGTCTGCCTTCCGCCTTACAGCAAAATACCGCCACCCAAAAATTATCTGATTACGGTATCAGCAAGCTATTGCTGACAGGCAGTGGTGGTCCGTTTTTACGGAAAGACCTGAATGAGTTTTCTGCTATCACACCAGCTCAGGCAGTGGCTCACCCAAATTGGGTGATGGGCCAGAAAATTTCAGTCGACAGTGCCACTATGATGAATAAAGGCTTGGAGTTTATTGAAGCACGCTGGTTGTTTAACTGTGCTGCAGACGATATTCAAGTGGTTATACATCCGCAAAGCATTATCCATTCAATGGTGCAGTACACTGACGGTTCTGTGTTGGCACAGTTGGGCCAGCCTGATATGCGCACTCCAATAGCTCATGCGCTGGCTTACCCACACCGTATTCAAACTACTGTAAAACCACTGAATTTTTTTGAGCTGGCAGACTTTAGTTTTTCCAAACCTGAACCTCAACGTTACCCTAATTTATATCTGGCGATAACAGCTTGTGGTTATGGTCAGGGCGCAACTACAGCACTAAATGCAGCCAACGAAATAACGGTCGCTGCTTTTTTAGCTGGCCACATTCGCTTTACCGATATAGCTCTGTTAAACGAAAAAGCATTGGAGCGTTTTGCCACTATAAAAGCGCCTGATTTAGAAAGCATTCTGGATCTTGATCAACAAGCCAGAGCTTATATGCAAGACCAACTGAAAAAGGTGAGTTAA
- the rseP gene encoding sigma E protease regulator RseP, translating into MSGFVWNLISFVVAIGLLVTVHEFGHFWVARKNNVLVKRFSIGFGKAIYRWRDKQGTEFVIAMIPLGGYVRMLDERVDPVLPQFKDLSFNSKTVGQRMAIIAAGPIANFLFAILLLWGMYLIGVPNIKPVIGQVTAESIAAKAGVPSKAQITAINGEPAEDWRAISLLLVEQVGSPAVDITVQQLEGSDQSYQLDLTDWVFDPDKQSVFGSLGLEPLRPEVLNEISQIQPGSAAEAAGLQLGDKLVSVDGKTVTDWNAVVTLVQNSAERPLLFGIERNSQPMDILVTPQSRETADGFHQGYLGVSPKVLPWPEHLLFTQQYGPVQSVWVGVEKTWQLVRLSFSMIGKFIFGDISVKHLSGPISIAQGAGSSADIGLIAFISFLALISVNLGVINLLPLPILDGGHLMYLVLELIRGKPVSEKAQELGFRIGALLLLTLMGIALLNDISRL; encoded by the coding sequence ATGTCGGGTTTCGTTTGGAATTTAATCAGCTTTGTGGTTGCTATTGGCCTGCTGGTCACTGTGCATGAGTTTGGTCATTTCTGGGTGGCGCGAAAAAACAATGTGCTGGTGAAACGTTTTTCTATAGGTTTTGGTAAAGCCATTTACCGCTGGCGTGATAAGCAAGGCACAGAGTTTGTCATAGCCATGATCCCGTTAGGGGGTTATGTCCGGATGCTGGATGAGCGGGTAGACCCGGTATTACCGCAGTTTAAAGACTTAAGTTTTAACAGCAAAACAGTAGGGCAGCGTATGGCTATTATTGCTGCTGGCCCTATAGCTAATTTCCTGTTTGCTATCCTGCTGCTGTGGGGCATGTACCTGATAGGCGTGCCGAACATTAAACCTGTGATAGGGCAGGTGACAGCAGAATCCATCGCTGCTAAAGCTGGTGTTCCTTCTAAGGCGCAGATCACCGCTATCAACGGAGAACCGGCCGAAGACTGGCGGGCCATTAGCTTATTGCTGGTTGAGCAAGTCGGCAGTCCTGCCGTAGATATTACAGTGCAGCAACTTGAGGGTAGCGATCAAAGCTATCAGCTGGATTTAACAGATTGGGTTTTTGATCCGGATAAACAAAGCGTATTTGGCAGCTTAGGCTTAGAACCACTGCGTCCGGAAGTGTTGAATGAAATCAGCCAAATCCAGCCAGGTTCTGCAGCTGAAGCTGCAGGTTTGCAGTTAGGTGATAAATTAGTTTCGGTGGACGGCAAAACAGTCACCGACTGGAATGCTGTGGTGACGCTAGTGCAAAACAGCGCAGAACGGCCACTGTTGTTTGGTATTGAGCGTAACAGCCAGCCTATGGATATTCTGGTGACTCCGCAAAGCCGTGAAACCGCGGATGGTTTTCATCAGGGCTACCTTGGTGTCAGTCCAAAAGTATTGCCCTGGCCTGAACATTTATTGTTCACTCAGCAATATGGCCCTGTACAGTCGGTCTGGGTTGGGGTAGAAAAGACCTGGCAATTGGTGCGGTTAAGCTTCTCAATGATTGGAAAATTCATTTTTGGTGATATTTCTGTCAAACATTTAAGCGGTCCAATTTCGATAGCACAAGGCGCTGGAAGCAGCGCAGATATTGGCTTGATTGCCTTTATTTCCTTTTTAGCACTGATCAGTGTCAACCTTGGGGTGATAAATTTACTGCCCCTGCCTATTTTGGATGGTGGCCATTTAATGTATCTTGTGCTGGAACTAATACGCGGCAAACCTGTCTCTGAGAAGGCGCAGGAGCTGGGTTTCCGGATCGGAGCTCTGTTGCTGCTGACATTAATGGGAATTGCGCTGCTCAACGATATTTCTCGTTTGTAA
- the bamA gene encoding outer membrane protein assembly factor BamA, translating to MTIKRLVAAMLLAGLSNSVLAEQSFTVQDIQVEGLQRVALGAALNNLPFNIGDTITEASLSRSIKSLYAAGHFDNIQVFRDGNTVIYRLKERPTINNIEFDGNKDIKEEQLNESLTGQKIIVGEPLDKTVIKEVENGLTEFYHGVGKYNAAVQMKVTYLPRNRVNLKIEFEEGDAASVRQINVVGNEIFSDEELLKNIESMYDLPWWRFLSSDRYQKQTLQGDFEKIRSYYLDRGYLRFNIDANQVSVSTDKTSVYVTMNVTEGEQYTITGVDFVGDLIGQDAFIKALLPLKAGQLYNGALVTYTEESIAKLLARFGYANSKVRTIPTIDDDTKEVALTISVDPGKRVYVRRLEVAGNASTKDEVIRREVRQMEGAWLSNDALELSKERIQRLPYVEKVEFETKEVAGVDDKVDVSYKIKEQPSGNFNAGISYGDFQGLSFQIGVEQQNFFGTGNSAGISLSTNRYNKQISLSVTDPYFTLDAISLGGQIFYSDTDYSSLSSNLEAYKQKRYGFGASVGYPINEYNRLNFGTNYAVNEINSLSEYDQLRHFRAVLMDKNDPDGGYKFTNYELIASWVQSTLNRGLFPTAGHEIVLSGRVTTPNSDLQYYKTTFSARKYIPLSNDHRWSFLSKLDLGYGNGYGNKDGYDYTLPFTENFYAGGQNLRGFEARIIGPHAIYRQVSTVPGLPNPTTGSGGPYPTDPSFDTYLVSPRSTGGNAMAIATLELITPTPFVGEDYVNQIRTSLFVDAGNVWDTEFDLSRYNGLNPSSSQNFNSPALLDYSDPGLIRVSTGLSVQWISPMGPLTFSLAKIIQKEEGDDQENFSFNIGTTF from the coding sequence ATGACAATTAAACGATTAGTAGCTGCGATGTTACTTGCTGGTTTAAGTAACTCGGTGCTCGCTGAACAATCATTTACTGTGCAAGACATTCAGGTCGAAGGCTTGCAGCGTGTTGCGCTTGGTGCAGCATTAAATAATTTGCCGTTTAATATCGGCGATACCATCACTGAAGCATCCTTATCGCGCAGTATTAAAAGTCTGTACGCGGCGGGCCACTTCGACAATATTCAGGTATTTCGTGACGGCAATACCGTCATTTATCGCTTAAAAGAGCGTCCTACCATTAACAATATAGAATTTGATGGTAATAAAGACATCAAAGAAGAACAGTTGAACGAAAGTTTGACAGGCCAGAAAATTATTGTTGGTGAGCCTTTAGATAAAACCGTGATCAAAGAAGTTGAAAACGGTTTAACTGAGTTCTACCATGGCGTGGGTAAATACAACGCTGCGGTTCAAATGAAGGTGACTTATTTACCTCGTAACAGGGTCAATCTGAAAATCGAATTCGAAGAGGGCGATGCCGCTTCTGTTCGTCAGATCAACGTGGTTGGTAACGAAATATTCAGCGACGAAGAACTGCTGAAAAATATCGAATCTATGTACGATCTGCCCTGGTGGCGTTTCTTATCGTCAGACCGGTATCAGAAGCAAACTTTGCAAGGCGACTTTGAAAAAATCCGTAGCTACTATCTAGACCGTGGTTATCTGCGTTTTAATATCGATGCCAACCAGGTTTCTGTCAGTACGGATAAAACCTCTGTCTACGTCACAATGAACGTGACTGAAGGTGAACAATACACTATCACTGGCGTTGACTTTGTTGGTGATCTGATTGGCCAGGATGCTTTTATCAAGGCACTGTTACCCTTAAAAGCCGGCCAGTTGTATAACGGCGCTCTGGTGACCTATACAGAAGAAAGTATTGCCAAGTTACTGGCACGTTTTGGTTATGCCAACTCGAAAGTCCGCACTATTCCGACTATCGATGATGATACCAAAGAAGTGGCTTTGACCATCAGCGTTGATCCTGGCAAACGTGTTTATGTGCGTCGTCTGGAAGTGGCAGGTAATGCGTCGACGAAAGACGAAGTTATTCGTCGTGAAGTTCGCCAGATGGAAGGTGCATGGTTATCTAACGATGCGCTTGAACTGTCTAAAGAACGTATTCAGCGCTTGCCTTACGTCGAAAAAGTTGAATTTGAAACCAAAGAAGTCGCAGGAGTAGATGACAAGGTTGACGTCAGCTACAAAATTAAAGAGCAGCCATCAGGTAACTTTAATGCAGGTATTTCTTATGGCGACTTTCAGGGCCTGTCTTTCCAGATTGGTGTGGAACAGCAAAACTTCTTTGGTACAGGTAACTCTGCGGGTATCAGCTTAAGTACCAACAGATACAACAAACAGATTTCATTGTCTGTGACCGACCCATATTTCACACTGGATGCGATAAGTTTAGGTGGCCAGATATTCTATTCAGATACTGACTATTCCAGCTTGTCTTCGAACTTAGAAGCTTATAAACAAAAACGTTATGGTTTTGGTGCTTCTGTTGGTTATCCAATCAACGAATACAACAGATTAAACTTCGGCACTAACTATGCGGTAAACGAAATTAATTCATTATCTGAATATGACCAGTTACGTCATTTCAGAGCTGTGTTAATGGATAAAAACGATCCGGATGGTGGTTACAAGTTTACTAACTACGAGCTGATCGCCAGCTGGGTTCAAAGCACATTAAACCGTGGTTTGTTTCCGACTGCTGGTCATGAAATAGTACTGAGTGGTCGTGTGACCACACCAAATTCCGATTTACAGTATTATAAAACTACATTTTCAGCCCGTAAGTATATTCCGCTGAGTAACGACCATCGCTGGTCTTTCTTAAGTAAGCTGGATTTAGGTTATGGTAACGGTTACGGTAATAAAGACGGTTATGACTACACATTACCCTTTACCGAAAACTTTTATGCCGGTGGTCAGAACTTACGTGGTTTCGAAGCCCGTATTATCGGCCCACATGCGATTTACCGTCAGGTTAGCACAGTGCCTGGATTGCCGAATCCAACAACAGGTTCGGGTGGACCTTACCCAACGGACCCAAGCTTCGACACTTATTTAGTGTCTCCACGATCAACGGGTGGTAATGCCATGGCTATTGCTACCCTTGAATTAATCACACCAACACCTTTTGTTGGTGAGGATTATGTGAACCAGATACGTACCAGCTTATTTGTTGATGCGGGTAACGTCTGGGACACAGAGTTTGACCTTAGTCGTTACAATGGCTTAAACCCGTCATCAAGTCAGAATTTCAATAGTCCGGCATTGCTGGATTATTCTGACCCGGGTTTGATCCGTGTTTCGACAGGTTTATCTGTACAATGGATTTCACCTATGGGTCCATTGACATTTAGTTTGGCTAAAATCATCCAGAAAGAAGAGGGTGATGATCAAGAAAACTTTAGTTTCAATATTGGTACTACATTCTAA